The DNA region ACTCAACGACTGTATTTCCATCACCGGCGGCGCCGGGCGGGCGAGTTGCAAAAATTCGTCGATGACCCCGCTGGCCTGGTCGACTTCGGCGATAATGGAAGTCATGCAATCGACAAGCTTGCTGTCATGATTGCATCTTTTCTGCAAAAGCTGAGCATACCCACGAACCGTAGTTAACGGGTTTTTTATTTCATGGGCCATGCTGGCAACCATCTGACCGACAAGCGCCAATTTTTCTTTTTCCCGCAAGCCGCTTTTGGTCTGTTGCAACTCTTTAATATACGCTTGCAAATCCTGCTCGGCTCGCTTGCGTTCTTCAATTTCTTGCTTGGCAGCCCCTAACTTATAGTATAGAAGCTTATGAGGTACTTGCAAGTTGGTTTCAACCATGGCTTTATATGTAAAATAGAATGACGCAAACTTAAACAGATGGCCAAACATGTGTATTAGACCATAGACATCAGTGTAAATAATAAAACAAAATTCTGCCCCGAGTATAGCTATAAAAACCAACCATAAAAACGGCAATACCGTTGGCTGAAACTGCTGTTTGTGCGACCAGGTCACCGCAAGAGCCAATAAAACAATTGCCGAAATGATACATTCACTTAGTTTTTTAAAAACAGTAATTCCCAGCGAATCAATAAAACAATCAGGAAATATGCCCCAATAAAAAACAGATAATAAGAAAAAGGCCGAAACTGCCATATAGGCCGAGATAACTGCGGGCAGCCGCAGGCGCCGGTAAAAGTAAGCAGGGGCGATTAGCAAGGATAGGCTTTGCAAAAATCTTGCGATAATCCCGAGTTGCGTAAGAAGATTGTCCCCTCCCCGAGTAAAGACGCCCATTCCTTTGTCAGCCAAGGTATGAAGTAAGTCAAAACCGCCAACAAAACCATAGGCAATGCCTATAAACATAAAATAATTATTTTTAGCAAGGTCACGAGTATTTAGCGCAAGGATAAAAACACTGAAGGCAATGATGACCGTGGCTAACTCGATAAGACTGTGAAATAGCAAGTAGTTTTCTAAGCGGACATAAGCCGCTATTAAAATCAACGCAAGTAATATGGTTCCCGCTTTAACTAAATTTATCGGCCACTTTGGCGCCGTTGACATATTTTGTCCAATGGTAAAACTATCTTCCATATTAAGGTCGCTCCGATATCCACCATGCTAAATATTGGCAATTTTTTCGCGTATTACATATTATACTAAATACTACTGTCCGTCAATTTGAGAATTTAAAAATGCCCGCAGATTTGATAATTATCTACGGGCATTTTTTACAATCATCCCCGTTAAGCGACGGGAATATCT from Thermosinus carboxydivorans Nor1 includes:
- a CDS encoding MASE3 domain-containing protein, coding for MEDSFTIGQNMSTAPKWPINLVKAGTILLALILIAAYVRLENYLLFHSLIELATVIIAFSVFILALNTRDLAKNNYFMFIGIAYGFVGGFDLLHTLADKGMGVFTRGGDNLLTQLGIIARFLQSLSLLIAPAYFYRRLRLPAVISAYMAVSAFFLLSVFYWGIFPDCFIDSLGITVFKKLSECIISAIVLLALAVTWSHKQQFQPTVLPFLWLVFIAILGAEFCFIIYTDVYGLIHMFGHLFKFASFYFTYKAMVETNLQVPHKLLYYKLGAAKQEIEERKRAEQDLQAYIKELQQTKSGLREKEKLALVGQMVASMAHEIKNPLTTVRGYAQLLQKRCNHDSKLVDCMTSIIAEVDQASGVIDEFLQLARPAPPVMEIQSLSVVVEEVVKVIERQAFLQNIVVEYFSPEKLPKCMLDKNQIRQALLNIAKR